Proteins encoded by one window of Sphingomonas ginkgonis:
- the bla gene encoding subclass B3 metallo-beta-lactamase, whose translation MFASLLALLLAMQQITVPLGKVPPHPELPRAPIEQAGPAWAAECGTSTDWEKPAPPVRLHANTYYVGTCGIASILIVGAQGNVLIDGGTEADADLIADNIRELGFRLRDIRYILVSHEHADHVGGVARLQKLSGAAVVASAAAARVLETGQPARDDPQFGTIKPFPPVRVERVVRDGDSLVLDNLRIDAIATPGHTAGATSWRWEACDGAVCRTMVYADSLSPVSGKDYRFSDHPAYVAAFRASLAKLAASRCEILLTPHPDASQFRERIAAGKPLLDEGGCKAYAAKRGRDLDERLAREAVK comes from the coding sequence TTGTTCGCTAGTCTTCTCGCGCTGCTGCTGGCGATGCAGCAGATCACCGTCCCGCTCGGCAAGGTGCCGCCGCATCCCGAGCTCCCGCGCGCGCCGATCGAGCAGGCCGGTCCCGCCTGGGCCGCGGAATGCGGGACCTCGACCGACTGGGAGAAGCCGGCGCCGCCGGTCCGGCTTCACGCCAACACCTATTATGTCGGGACCTGCGGCATCGCCTCGATCCTGATCGTCGGCGCGCAGGGCAATGTGCTGATCGACGGCGGCACCGAGGCCGACGCCGACCTTATCGCCGACAACATCCGCGAGCTGGGCTTCCGCCTGCGCGACATCCGCTACATCCTCGTCAGCCACGAGCATGCCGACCATGTCGGCGGCGTCGCCCGCCTGCAGAAGCTGAGCGGCGCCGCGGTGGTCGCCTCCGCCGCCGCGGCGCGAGTGCTCGAGACCGGCCAGCCGGCGCGCGACGATCCGCAGTTTGGGACCATCAAGCCCTTCCCGCCGGTCCGCGTCGAGCGAGTGGTCCGCGACGGCGACTCCCTCGTCCTCGACAATCTCCGCATCGACGCGATCGCCACGCCGGGACACACGGCGGGGGCGACCAGCTGGCGGTGGGAGGCATGCGACGGCGCGGTGTGCCGGACGATGGTCTATGCCGACAGCCTCTCGCCGGTGAGCGGCAAGGATTACCGCTTCAGCGACCATCCCGCCTATGTCGCGGCCTTCCGCGCCTCGCTGGCCAAGCTGGCGGCGTCGCGCTGCGAGATCCTGCTGACCCCGCACCCCGACGCCAGCCAGTTCCGGGAGCGGATCGCCGCCGGCAAGCCGCTGCTCGACGAGGGCGGATGCAAGGCCTACGCGGCGAAGCGCGGGCGCGACCTCGACGAGCGCCTCGCGAGGGAAGCGGTCAAATGA
- a CDS encoding 50S ribosomal protein L11 methyltransferase, with protein sequence MTSWRATLACSRAQAEALPEGEELFADQASAPVLVADEPDPHRPDEWLLHAYFDHAPSAEEQALLAGLGQGAVTVEELVESDWVTLSQAGLEPIRAGRFFVHTPTHRDDRPAGATSFEIDAGLAFGTGQHATTAGCLAALDRLERAGKTFRNIADIGTGTGLLAFAALALWPEAKGVATDIDPVSIDVTEENAAINEVRAGHGTGELLLAVADGMDHPLLAARAPFDLLIANILAGPLIELAPAFVESVAPGGTILLAGLLDSQADAVAEAYKRLNCALVDGGKGEWRVLVLETATHASDA encoded by the coding sequence ATGACGAGCTGGCGCGCGACCCTGGCCTGCAGCCGGGCGCAGGCGGAAGCGCTGCCCGAGGGCGAGGAGCTGTTCGCCGACCAGGCGAGCGCGCCGGTGCTGGTCGCCGACGAACCGGATCCGCATCGTCCTGACGAGTGGCTTCTCCACGCCTATTTCGACCATGCGCCGAGCGCCGAGGAGCAGGCCCTCCTGGCCGGGCTGGGGCAGGGCGCGGTGACGGTCGAGGAACTGGTCGAGAGCGACTGGGTGACGTTGAGCCAGGCGGGGCTCGAGCCCATCCGCGCGGGCCGCTTCTTCGTCCATACGCCGACCCACCGCGACGACCGTCCGGCGGGAGCGACCAGCTTCGAGATCGACGCCGGACTCGCCTTCGGCACGGGCCAGCATGCGACGACCGCGGGATGCCTCGCCGCGCTCGACAGGCTCGAGCGCGCGGGCAAGACGTTCCGCAACATCGCCGACATCGGCACCGGCACCGGGCTGCTCGCCTTCGCCGCGCTGGCGCTCTGGCCCGAGGCAAAGGGCGTCGCGACCGACATCGATCCTGTCTCGATCGACGTCACCGAGGAGAATGCCGCGATCAACGAGGTCCGGGCCGGCCATGGCACGGGCGAGCTGCTGTTGGCGGTCGCCGACGGCATGGACCACCCGCTGCTCGCGGCGCGGGCGCCGTTCGACCTGCTCATCGCCAACATCCTCGCGGGGCCGCTGATCGAGCTTGCGCCGGCGTTCGTGGAGTCGGTCGCGCCGGGTGGAACCATCTTGCTCGCCGGGCTCTTGGACTCCCAAGCCGACGCGGTAGCAGAAGCTTACAAACGGCTGAATTGCGCGCTTGTTGACGGCGGAAAGGGAGAATGGCGCGTCCTGGTGCTGGAGACGGCGACACACGCCTCCGACGCGTAG
- a CDS encoding outer membrane protein assembly factor BamD, giving the protein MTRFAPALIACAVLLPAVSGCAGKKAKGDTNYVARDVNTLYALAKKNLDQQNYADAAKLFDEVERQHPYSVWARRAQLMSAFSYYMAKQYTDAVSSGNRFLSIHPGNKDAPYASYLIAMSYYNQIADVTRDQKITQQASDSFGELIRRYPDSRYASDARLKLDLINDHLAGKEMEVGRFYQRSGQWLASVTRFRSVVDKYQTTSHAPEALERLTESYLALGLPDEAEKSAAVLGKNYPGSVWYKRAFTLIQTKMPRQAAQTASAK; this is encoded by the coding sequence ATGACCCGTTTCGCGCCGGCCCTGATCGCCTGTGCCGTGCTGCTGCCCGCCGTGTCCGGCTGCGCCGGCAAGAAGGCCAAGGGCGACACCAACTATGTGGCCCGCGACGTCAACACGCTCTACGCGCTCGCCAAGAAGAACCTCGACCAGCAGAACTATGCCGATGCGGCCAAGCTGTTCGACGAGGTCGAGCGGCAGCACCCCTATTCGGTCTGGGCCCGCCGGGCGCAGCTCATGAGCGCGTTCAGCTACTACATGGCGAAGCAGTACACCGACGCGGTGAGCTCGGGGAACCGATTCCTGTCGATCCACCCCGGCAACAAGGACGCGCCCTACGCCAGCTATCTGATCGCGATGAGCTACTACAATCAGATCGCAGACGTGACCCGCGACCAGAAGATCACCCAGCAGGCCAGCGACAGCTTCGGCGAGCTGATCCGCCGCTATCCCGACAGCCGCTACGCCTCCGACGCGCGGCTCAAGCTCGACCTCATCAACGACCATCTCGCCGGCAAGGAGATGGAGGTCGGCCGCTTCTACCAGCGCTCGGGCCAGTGGCTGGCCTCGGTCACCCGCTTCCGCAGCGTGGTCGACAAGTACCAGACCACCAGCCACGCGCCCGAGGCGCTCGAGCGGCTGACCGAATCTTACCTCGCGCTCGGCTTGCCGGACGAGGCGGAGAAGTCGGCGGCGGTGCTCGGCAAGAATTATCCGGGCAGCGTCTGGTACAAGCGCGCCTTCACGCTGATCCAGACCAAGATGCCGCGCCAGGCGGCGCAAACGGCGTCGGCCAAGTAG
- a CDS encoding SDR family NAD(P)-dependent oxidoreductase, translating to MNILLTGASRGIGAAAYDLLRTRGHQVAGHSSRGGDGLVAADLTDPSAPRKLFEAALEQLGGRIDVLVNNAGIFEGFDLDGDDEQWHADWARTMTVNLQASADLCRLAIRHFRERGQGGRIVNVASRAAYRGDSPAHWHYAASKGAMVAMTKSIARGFAREEILAFAVTPGFTMTGMAEDYLSSRGGEQLLADIPLGRVASTDEVAETIRWLATEAPPSATGAVVDVNGASFVR from the coding sequence ATGAACATCCTCCTGACCGGCGCCAGCCGGGGCATCGGCGCCGCCGCCTACGACCTGCTGCGCACCCGCGGTCACCAGGTCGCCGGGCACAGCAGCCGGGGCGGCGACGGGCTGGTCGCCGCCGACCTCACCGACCCGTCCGCTCCGCGAAAGCTGTTCGAGGCGGCGCTGGAGCAGCTCGGCGGGCGCATCGACGTCCTCGTCAACAACGCCGGCATCTTCGAAGGCTTCGACCTCGACGGCGACGACGAGCAGTGGCACGCCGACTGGGCGCGGACGATGACCGTCAACCTCCAGGCCTCGGCCGATCTCTGCCGCCTGGCGATCCGACACTTCCGCGAGCGCGGGCAGGGCGGGCGGATCGTCAACGTCGCGAGCCGCGCCGCCTATCGCGGCGATTCTCCGGCGCACTGGCACTATGCCGCGTCGAAGGGCGCGATGGTGGCGATGACCAAGTCGATCGCGCGCGGCTTCGCCCGCGAGGAGATCCTCGCCTTCGCGGTGACCCCCGGCTTCACCATGACCGGCATGGCCGAGGATTATCTCTCCAGCCGCGGCGGCGAGCAGCTGCTCGCCGACATCCCGCTCGGCCGGGTCGCCAGCACCGACGAGGTCGCGGAGACGATCCGCTGGCTCGCCACCGAGGCGCCGCCGAGCGCGACCGGGGCAGTGGTCGACGTCAACGGAGCAAGCTTTGTTCGCTAG
- a CDS encoding DUF1697 domain-containing protein, whose translation MTGWAALLRAVNVGGTGKLPMAELKALADELGLSAARTFIASGNLVFADGRDADELRALLDQALRDRFGLSTAVHLRTAAELRAIVGRNPFADAPGNTTVAIFLDRPPSAVDLDRVSGQGVERLALGPREIYVAYGPGMGRSRLRIPAAATGTARNMNSVARLAAMAEELR comes from the coding sequence GTGACCGGCTGGGCGGCGCTGCTCCGCGCCGTCAACGTCGGCGGCACGGGCAAGCTGCCGATGGCCGAGCTCAAGGCGCTGGCCGACGAGCTCGGCCTGTCCGCCGCCCGCACTTTCATCGCCAGCGGCAATCTGGTGTTCGCCGACGGACGCGACGCGGACGAGCTGCGCGCGCTGCTCGATCAGGCGCTCCGCGACCGCTTCGGTCTGTCCACCGCGGTCCACCTCCGCACCGCCGCCGAGCTGCGCGCGATCGTTGGGCGGAACCCCTTCGCCGATGCGCCGGGCAACACCACCGTCGCCATCTTCCTCGACCGCCCGCCATCCGCCGTCGACCTCGACCGGGTCAGCGGACAAGGCGTTGAGCGGCTGGCGCTCGGCCCGCGCGAAATCTATGTCGCCTATGGTCCGGGCATGGGCCGGTCCCGGCTGCGCATCCCGGCGGCAGCGACCGGCACCGCCCGCAACATGAACAGTGTCGCCCGGCTCGCGGCGATGGCAGAGGAGCTTCGATGA
- a CDS encoding methyl-accepting chemotaxis protein, whose amino-acid sequence MTKGSSAKASQYDLPRALRLYDEKGDLAARSAEVWTLLAPSELEIARAFWLCYRRSEELSVVPTDAEVEQFSAGIVPYLRDKFGRITESSWVLKARSYVEKALANNISLSTLLCGLAGELDAARYVIERLDLSPEQRVGYHRTLSDIQAIETDAFVFHAIAITRAELDGKQAAQAGEFNRRVAGVVAQCASESDQLRHQATNSSAAARGMLGKTSEVAAAAEQSAVAMREAAQTAAGLIRAIEDARTEVEVAADVAVRAGTQAEQAVQVSQALSAHVEAIESILGLIRDIAGQTNLLALNATIEAARAGDAGRGFAVVAQEVKSLASQTARATDDITAKITAIQQATRQTVDANGSIQVTVTEVQTSADRIREAMEMQAQTVTMITAAVDETALAADSMSSTIAAIRHETESVARDIDQVEQGFGRFTSQISDFRAATSDFVAKFAA is encoded by the coding sequence ATGACGAAGGGCTCGAGCGCCAAGGCAAGCCAGTACGACCTGCCCCGGGCTCTGCGGCTGTACGACGAGAAGGGCGATCTTGCCGCCCGCTCGGCGGAGGTCTGGACATTGCTCGCGCCGTCCGAACTCGAGATCGCGCGCGCCTTCTGGCTCTGCTACCGCCGCTCGGAGGAGCTCAGCGTCGTCCCGACCGACGCCGAGGTGGAGCAGTTCTCGGCCGGCATCGTGCCTTATCTGCGCGACAAGTTCGGGCGGATCACCGAATCGAGCTGGGTCCTCAAGGCCCGCAGCTATGTCGAGAAGGCGCTCGCCAACAACATCTCGCTGTCGACCCTGCTGTGCGGCCTCGCCGGCGAACTGGACGCGGCGCGCTACGTGATCGAGCGACTCGACCTCAGCCCCGAGCAGCGGGTCGGCTATCACCGGACCCTGTCCGACATCCAGGCGATCGAGACCGACGCCTTCGTCTTCCATGCGATCGCGATCACCCGCGCCGAGCTGGACGGCAAGCAGGCGGCGCAGGCCGGCGAGTTCAACCGGCGGGTCGCCGGGGTCGTCGCGCAATGCGCCTCCGAGAGCGACCAGCTGCGCCATCAGGCGACCAACAGCTCCGCCGCTGCGCGCGGCATGCTGGGCAAGACCAGCGAGGTCGCCGCCGCCGCCGAACAGTCCGCCGTCGCGATGCGCGAGGCGGCGCAGACCGCTGCCGGCCTGATCCGCGCTATCGAGGACGCCCGCACCGAGGTCGAGGTCGCCGCCGACGTGGCAGTCCGCGCCGGCACCCAGGCCGAGCAGGCGGTTCAGGTCAGCCAGGCGCTGTCGGCGCACGTCGAGGCGATCGAATCGATCCTCGGGCTCATCCGCGACATCGCCGGCCAGACCAATCTGCTGGCGCTCAACGCCACGATCGAGGCGGCCCGTGCCGGCGATGCCGGCCGCGGCTTCGCGGTGGTCGCGCAGGAGGTGAAGAGCCTCGCCTCGCAGACCGCGCGGGCGACCGACGACATCACCGCCAAGATCACCGCCATCCAGCAGGCGACCCGCCAGACGGTCGATGCCAACGGCTCGATCCAGGTCACGGTTACCGAGGTCCAGACCTCGGCCGACCGGATCCGCGAGGCGATGGAGATGCAGGCGCAGACAGTGACGATGATCACCGCCGCAGTCGACGAGACGGCGCTCGCCGCCGACTCGATGAGCTCGACCATCGCCGCGATCCGCCACGAGACGGAGAGCGTCGCGCGCGACATCGACCAGGTCGAGCAGGGCTTCGGCCGCTTCACGTCGCAGATCAGCGACTTCCGCGCGGCGACCAGCGATTTCGTCGCCAAGTTCGCCGCCTGA
- a CDS encoding dienelactone hydrolase family protein, with product MTDYKPIPTEFEGESLESAWLPVPGVQSAPSVLIFPTVMGVTDLELGFGAKLNAKGYSALVGDLFGKKFHGAPRDTMFGELNRLKGDRAALRRRVIHLFETMQAQDGSESQRTAAIGFCFGGLCALDLARSGTQLDGVASFHGLFDPPGLPPEKIKPKVIAFHGWDDPMVKPDAVEALARELTDAGADWQIHAYGHVGHGFTNPNASSEIGIPGVQYNELAAKRSWANLELFLGELFGE from the coding sequence ATGACCGACTACAAGCCGATCCCGACCGAGTTCGAGGGCGAAAGCCTGGAGAGCGCCTGGCTCCCGGTGCCCGGGGTGCAGAGCGCGCCCTCGGTGCTCATCTTCCCCACCGTCATGGGCGTGACCGATCTCGAGCTCGGGTTCGGCGCGAAGCTCAACGCCAAGGGCTACAGCGCGCTGGTCGGCGACCTGTTCGGGAAGAAGTTTCACGGCGCGCCGCGCGATACGATGTTCGGCGAGCTCAACCGCCTCAAGGGCGACCGCGCCGCGCTCCGCCGCCGCGTCATCCACTTGTTCGAGACGATGCAGGCGCAGGATGGCAGCGAATCGCAGCGCACCGCCGCGATCGGCTTCTGCTTCGGCGGCCTTTGCGCGCTCGACCTCGCCCGCTCGGGCACCCAGCTGGACGGCGTGGCGAGCTTCCACGGCTTGTTCGACCCGCCCGGCCTGCCGCCGGAAAAGATCAAGCCCAAGGTCATCGCTTTCCACGGCTGGGACGACCCGATGGTCAAGCCGGACGCGGTCGAGGCGCTCGCCAGGGAGCTGACCGACGCCGGCGCCGACTGGCAGATCCACGCCTATGGCCATGTCGGCCACGGCTTCACCAATCCCAACGCGTCGAGCGAGATCGGCATCCCCGGGGTGCAGTACAACGAGCTCGCCGCCAAGCGCAGCTGGGCTAATCTCGAGCTGTTCCTCGGAGAACTCTTTGGCGAGTGA
- the secF gene encoding protein translocase subunit SecF, which produces MKLLKLVPENTNLDFMRYRNVALVISLIVTVLAIGFTAVQGLNFGVDFVGGQMIRTTFARPIDVEQLRGRVEGLHLGEANIQEFGGPTTYQIRLPRPGGGANAANLAAERVKSMLAADYPGSRIDSVDTVSGKVSEELAQNGAIAIALAMLGIAIYIWFRFEWQFGVGALLTLGHDVAMTLGFFSFTRLPVDLNVVAAILTIIGYSLNDTVVIYDRIRENLRKYRKMAILPLLNLSLNETLARTVVTSLTVLIALGILMAIGPEVVFGLAIAIFLGVFIGTYSSIYISAPVLVWLGINPSSFVKNEEPDPTAKAEPQRV; this is translated from the coding sequence ATGAAGCTGCTCAAGCTTGTTCCCGAGAACACCAATCTCGACTTCATGCGCTACCGCAACGTGGCGCTGGTGATCTCGCTGATCGTCACCGTGCTGGCGATCGGCTTCACCGCCGTCCAGGGGCTGAACTTCGGCGTCGACTTCGTCGGCGGCCAGATGATCCGCACCACCTTCGCCCGGCCGATCGACGTCGAGCAGCTGCGCGGCCGGGTCGAGGGGCTGCACCTCGGCGAGGCGAACATTCAGGAGTTCGGCGGACCGACCACCTACCAGATCCGGCTGCCGCGGCCGGGCGGCGGTGCCAACGCCGCCAACCTTGCCGCCGAGCGGGTCAAGTCGATGCTCGCCGCCGACTATCCCGGCTCGCGGATCGACTCGGTCGACACCGTCTCGGGCAAGGTCTCGGAGGAGCTGGCGCAGAACGGCGCGATCGCGATCGCCCTCGCCATGCTCGGCATCGCCATCTATATCTGGTTCCGCTTTGAATGGCAGTTCGGGGTCGGCGCGCTGCTGACGCTTGGCCACGACGTCGCCATGACGCTCGGCTTCTTCAGCTTCACCCGGTTGCCGGTCGACCTCAACGTCGTCGCCGCGATCCTCACCATCATCGGCTATTCGCTCAACGACACGGTCGTCATCTACGACCGCATCCGCGAGAACCTCCGCAAGTACCGCAAGATGGCGATCCTGCCGCTGCTCAACCTCTCGCTCAACGAGACTCTGGCGCGCACCGTCGTCACCTCGCTGACCGTGTTGATCGCACTCGGGATCCTGATGGCGATCGGTCCCGAAGTCGTGTTCGGCCTCGCCATCGCCATCTTCCTCGGCGTGTTCATCGGCACCTATTCGTCGATCTACATCTCGGCCCCGGTTCTCGTCTGGCTCGGCATCAACCCGTCGAGCTTCGTCAAGAACGAGGAGCCGGATCCGACCGCCAAGGCCGAGCCGCAGCGGGTCTGA
- the recN gene encoding DNA repair protein RecN, producing MLRQLVIRDVVLIERLELEFGAGLGVLTGETGAGKSILLDSLGLALGARADAGLVRSGQDGAAVSAAFDVPADHPSAALLDELGMDSEPGEPLLLRRTVKADGGSRGFVGGSPAPAGTLRELGSTLVEIHGQHDDRGLLNPKGHRALLDTFGKLDTRGVAQAWSRVAQLERDLAEARATADSAERDRDYLQHAAAEIAALAPELGEETSLAEERAAMQAGAKAGETLTGLDELLGGSDGALAQLRSAARRIERGAAEHELLAEALASLDRAVIEASEAEDRIARAAEGLAFDPRRLETVESRLFDIRALARKHRVEPDALAALGEEMQARLQAIEAGGERIAMLETELTHARAAFDTAAAALSDQRRAAGARLDDAVAAELAPLKLDAARFRTAIASAEPGPSGTDRVEFEVSTNPGAPFGPLTRIASGGELSRFILALKVALAEAGGASTMIFDEIDRGVGGAVASAIGERLARLAGRAQLLVVTHSPQVAARAAHHFRIEKAHGPDGTRTTVVRLSDAERREEIARMLSGAAITDEARAQAARLLEAA from the coding sequence ATGCTGAGGCAGCTCGTCATCCGCGACGTGGTGCTGATCGAGCGGCTCGAGCTCGAGTTCGGTGCCGGCCTCGGCGTGCTGACCGGGGAGACCGGTGCCGGCAAGTCGATCCTGCTCGACAGCCTCGGCCTGGCGCTTGGCGCGCGCGCCGATGCCGGGCTGGTCCGCAGCGGCCAGGACGGCGCCGCCGTCTCCGCGGCGTTCGACGTGCCGGCTGACCACCCGTCCGCCGCGCTGCTCGACGAACTGGGCATGGACTCCGAGCCGGGCGAGCCGCTGCTGCTGCGTCGGACCGTCAAGGCGGATGGCGGCAGCCGCGGCTTCGTCGGCGGCAGCCCGGCGCCGGCCGGGACTCTGCGCGAGCTGGGCTCGACCTTGGTGGAGATCCACGGCCAGCACGACGATCGCGGGCTGCTCAACCCCAAGGGCCATCGCGCCCTGCTCGACACGTTCGGCAAGCTCGACACCCGCGGCGTGGCGCAGGCATGGAGCCGCGTAGCGCAGCTCGAGCGCGACCTCGCCGAGGCTCGGGCGACCGCCGACAGCGCGGAGCGCGATCGCGACTATCTCCAGCATGCCGCCGCCGAGATCGCCGCGCTGGCGCCCGAGCTCGGCGAGGAGACCAGCCTCGCCGAGGAGCGCGCCGCGATGCAGGCCGGCGCCAAGGCCGGCGAGACGCTGACCGGCCTCGACGAGCTGCTCGGCGGCTCCGACGGCGCGCTCGCGCAGCTCCGCTCGGCCGCCCGCAGGATCGAGCGCGGGGCGGCCGAACACGAGCTCCTCGCCGAAGCGCTCGCCAGCCTCGACCGCGCGGTCATCGAGGCGAGCGAGGCCGAGGACCGGATCGCCCGCGCCGCCGAGGGGCTCGCCTTCGACCCGCGCCGGCTGGAAACGGTCGAGAGCCGCCTGTTCGACATTCGCGCGCTCGCCCGCAAGCACCGGGTCGAGCCCGATGCGCTCGCCGCGCTCGGCGAGGAGATGCAGGCGCGGCTTCAGGCAATCGAGGCCGGCGGCGAGCGGATCGCCATGCTCGAGACCGAGCTGACCCACGCCCGCGCCGCGTTCGACACCGCCGCCGCCGCCCTTTCCGACCAGCGCCGTGCCGCCGGCGCCCGGCTCGACGACGCCGTCGCCGCCGAGCTCGCGCCCCTGAAGCTCGACGCCGCCCGCTTCCGCACCGCGATCGCTTCCGCCGAGCCGGGCCCGAGCGGCACCGACCGGGTCGAGTTCGAAGTCTCGACCAACCCCGGCGCACCGTTCGGTCCGCTGACCCGCATCGCCTCGGGCGGTGAGCTGTCGCGCTTCATCCTCGCCCTGAAGGTCGCGCTGGCAGAGGCCGGCGGCGCCTCGACAATGATCTTCGACGAGATCGACCGCGGGGTCGGCGGCGCCGTCGCGTCGGCGATCGGCGAGCGGCTGGCCCGCCTCGCCGGCCGCGCCCAGCTCCTCGTCGTCACCCATTCGCCGCAGGTCGCCGCCCGCGCCGCGCATCACTTCCGGATCGAGAAGGCGCACGGTCCGGACGGCACCCGGACCACGGTCGTCCGCCTGTCCGACGCCGAACGCCGCGAGGAGATCGCCCGGATGCTGTCGGGCGCGGCGATCACCGACGAGGCGCGCGCCCAGGCCGCCCGGCTGCTCGAGGCGGCGTGA
- the ligA gene encoding NAD-dependent DNA ligase LigA, with the protein MRLAREIARHNRLYHDQDAPAISDADYDALVRENAALEAAFPHLVRADSPSRQVGAAPTSALAKVTHARPMLSLENGFSDEDVREFVARVRRFLSLPADEPVALTAEPKIDGLSCSLRYEGGGLVLAATRGDGAIGEDVTPNVRTIGDIPQVLDGAAATMEVRGEIYMAKSDFAALNGRQEESGGKVFANPRNAAAGSLRQKDAGITAARPLRFLAHGWGELSEPLGPTQFAAMQRLEALGFPVSDLFVRCETVEDALAHYRLIEQRRADLPFDIDGVVYKVDRIDWQERLGFVGRAPRWGLAHKFPAEKAETTLERITIQVGRTGKLTPVGRLTPVGVGGVIVANVTLHNRDEIARLGLREGDRVRIQRAGDVIPQVVENLSRDEQRAPYVFPDHCPECGSEAVAEEGEVDVRCTGGLICPAQRIERLKHFVSRGAMDIEGLGEKSILEFVELGWLHGPADIFRLAEHRADLIGREGWKEKSVDNLLAAIDAKRGFDPARLLFGLGIRHVGIVTARDLMKCFGTVEALEGAAVNENGQAELSAVEGVGPVVAEAICDFFHEPHNREALADLLALARPAAFVSQARDTAWSGKTIVFTGSLETMSRDEAKAQAERLGARAAGSVSAKTDLVVAGPGAGSKLKKAAELGVRVVDEAEWAKIVAEA; encoded by the coding sequence ATGCGGCTGGCGCGCGAGATCGCGCGGCACAACCGGCTCTACCACGACCAGGACGCGCCGGCGATCAGCGATGCCGACTATGACGCGCTGGTGCGGGAGAATGCGGCGCTCGAGGCCGCCTTCCCGCACCTCGTGCGCGCCGACTCGCCATCGCGGCAGGTCGGCGCGGCGCCCACCTCCGCGCTCGCCAAGGTCACCCACGCTCGGCCGATGCTGAGCCTGGAGAATGGCTTCAGCGACGAGGACGTGCGCGAGTTCGTCGCGCGGGTCCGCCGCTTCCTCAGCCTTCCCGCCGACGAGCCGGTCGCGCTCACCGCCGAGCCCAAGATCGACGGCCTGTCCTGCTCGCTCCGCTACGAGGGCGGCGGGCTGGTCCTCGCCGCCACCCGCGGCGACGGCGCCATCGGCGAGGATGTCACCCCCAACGTCCGCACAATCGGCGACATCCCGCAGGTGCTTGACGGCGCGGCCGCGACGATGGAAGTGCGCGGCGAAATCTACATGGCCAAGTCCGACTTCGCGGCGCTGAACGGTCGCCAGGAAGAGAGCGGCGGCAAGGTCTTCGCCAACCCGCGCAACGCCGCGGCCGGTTCGCTCCGCCAGAAGGATGCGGGGATCACCGCGGCCCGCCCGCTGCGCTTCCTTGCCCACGGCTGGGGCGAGCTGTCGGAGCCGCTCGGCCCGACCCAGTTCGCCGCGATGCAGCGCCTCGAAGCCCTCGGCTTCCCGGTCAGCGACCTGTTCGTGCGCTGCGAGACTGTCGAGGACGCGCTCGCCCACTACCGCCTGATCGAACAGCGCCGCGCCGACCTCCCGTTCGACATCGACGGGGTCGTCTACAAGGTCGACCGGATCGACTGGCAGGAGCGGCTCGGCTTCGTCGGCCGCGCGCCGCGCTGGGGCCTCGCCCACAAGTTCCCCGCCGAGAAGGCGGAGACGACGCTCGAGCGGATCACCATTCAGGTCGGCCGCACCGGCAAGCTGACGCCGGTCGGCCGCCTCACCCCGGTCGGCGTCGGCGGGGTGATCGTCGCCAACGTCACGCTCCACAACCGCGACGAGATCGCCCGCCTCGGCCTGCGCGAAGGCGACCGGGTCCGCATCCAGCGTGCCGGCGACGTCATCCCGCAAGTGGTCGAGAACCTCAGCCGCGACGAGCAGCGCGCGCCTTATGTCTTTCCCGACCATTGCCCCGAATGCGGCTCCGAAGCCGTCGCGGAAGAGGGCGAGGTCGACGTCCGCTGCACCGGCGGTCTCATCTGCCCCGCCCAGCGCATCGAGCGGCTCAAGCATTTCGTCAGCCGCGGCGCGATGGACATCGAGGGACTGGGCGAGAAGTCGATCCTCGAGTTCGTCGAATTGGGCTGGCTGCACGGCCCCGCCGACATCTTCCGCCTCGCCGAGCATCGCGCCGATCTCATCGGCCGCGAGGGCTGGAAGGAGAAGAGCGTCGACAACCTTCTCGCCGCGATCGACGCCAAGCGCGGCTTCGACCCGGCGCGGCTGCTGTTCGGGCTCGGCATCCGCCACGTCGGGATCGTCACCGCGCGTGACCTGATGAAGTGCTTCGGCACGGTCGAGGCGCTCGAAGGCGCGGCCGTGAACGAGAATGGCCAGGCCGAGCTCTCCGCGGTCGAGGGCGTCGGCCCGGTCGTCGCCGAGGCGATCTGCGACTTCTTCCACGAACCCCACAACCGCGAAGCGCTCGCCGACCTGCTCGCGCTCGCCCGGCCCGCCGCCTTCGTCAGCCAGGCGCGCGACACGGCGTGGAGCGGCAAGACGATCGTCTTCACCGGCAGCCTCGAGACGATGAGCCGCGACGAGGCCAAGGCGCAGGCCGAACGCCTCGGTGCGCGCGCCGCGGGCAGCGTCAGCGCCAAGACCGACCTGGTTGTCGCTGGCCCGGGCGCCGGATCCAAGCTCAAGAAGGCGGCCGAACTCGGCGTCCGGGTGGTCGACGAGGCGGAATGGGCGAAGATCGTGGCGGAGGCCTGA